From the Lathyrus oleraceus cultivar Zhongwan6 chromosome 4, CAAS_Psat_ZW6_1.0, whole genome shotgun sequence genome, one window contains:
- the LOC127073272 gene encoding uncharacterized protein LOC127073272 — protein MKDDVMGGAEDSDVSVDDESLSNVTKQKVAAAKQYIENHYKEQMKSLQERKERRTVLEKKLADADVSEEDQNNLLKFLEKKETEYMRLQRHKMGVEDFCISC, from the exons ATGAAGGACGATGTTATGGGCGGAGCGGAGGATTCCGATGTGTCTGTTGATGATGAGAGTCTTTCGAATGTTACTAAGCAGAAGGTAGCGGCTGCGAAACAGTATATTGAGAACCATTACAAGGAACAGATGAAGAGTCTTCAAGAGAGGAAGGAGCG GCGGACCGTCTTGGAAAAGAAGTTGGCTGATGCAGATGTCTCCGAGGAAGATCAAAATAACCTACTTAAGTTTCTAGAGAAGAAGGAAACTGAATATATGCGTCTTCAGAGGCATAAAATGGGTGTTGAGGATTTTTGTATCAGCTGTTAA
- the LOC127135985 gene encoding casein kinase 1-like protein 10: MLLQGGTGVPHLKWFGVEGDYNVMAIDLLGPSLEDLFNYCNRKLTLKTVLMLADQLINRVEYMHSRGFLHRDIKPDNFLMGLGRKANQVYIIDYGLAKKFRDLQTHKHIPYRENKNLTGTKIFVKKNKKGKI; the protein is encoded by the exons ATGCTTCTTCAAGGAGGAA CTGGGGTGCCTCACCTGAAGTGGTTTGGAGTTGAGGGAGACTACAATGTGATGGCGATCGACCTTCTTGGACCTAGTCTGGAAGATCTGTTCAATTATTGTAACCGGAAGTTAACATTGAAGACAGTGTTAATGCTTGCTGATCAATTA ATTAACAGGGTTGAATATATGCATTCAAGAGGTTTCCTTCACCGTGACATAAAGCCAGACAATTTTTTAATGGGCCTAGGACGTAAAGCAAATCAG GTCTACATCATTGACTATGGCCTCGCCAAAAAATTCAGAGATCTTCAgactcataagcacataccataCAG AGAAAACAAGAACCTTACAGGCacaaaaattttc GTtaagaaaaacaagaaagggaagatttga